The Mesorhizobium sp. B1-1-8 genome contains a region encoding:
- a CDS encoding transcriptional regulator, with translation MSIENLSNRRLIVTTRQVKAARALLGWSQGDLAEGSAVSEPTIARLEAEDGPLGGRPETGAKIIRALVDAGIEFISENGGGLGVRLVNHLGGK, from the coding sequence ATGTCAATAGAAAATCTATCAAATCGCCGTTTGATCGTGACCACCAGACAAGTAAAGGCTGCGCGGGCACTGCTGGGGTGGTCTCAAGGAGACCTCGCAGAAGGATCTGCGGTTTCAGAGCCGACGATTGCGCGGCTTGAGGCAGAGGATGGGCCGCTCGGCGGTCGCCCTGAGACAGGAGCGAAGATCATCAGAGCGTTGGTCGATGCAGGGATTGAATTCATTTCCGAGAATGGTGGCGGGCTTGGTGTCCGGCTAGTTAATCATCT
- a CDS encoding helix-turn-helix domain-containing protein, producing MQHRRALANPNRPRFETSAKGESDPHPADQHVGRQLATVRVQSDVSQAQLARSIGISFQQLQKYENGRNRVSASMLYEIARSLGVPVSRFFEGLPGNEANRDVSPLPADERIDFIASAEGRRLIQGLMNLHPRVRGRVSALIAALGEELAVLDAQPNSQAAGEPTPADRSRF from the coding sequence ATGCAACATCGCAGGGCCCTGGCGAATCCGAACCGCCCTCGCTTCGAGACATCGGCGAAGGGAGAGAGCGACCCTCATCCGGCCGATCAGCATGTCGGCAGGCAGCTCGCAACGGTTCGCGTCCAGTCGGATGTATCGCAGGCGCAACTCGCCCGATCTATTGGGATCAGCTTCCAGCAGCTCCAGAAATACGAGAACGGGAGGAACCGTGTAAGCGCATCCATGCTCTATGAGATCGCCAGGTCCCTGGGGGTTCCTGTCAGCCGCTTCTTCGAAGGCCTACCGGGAAACGAGGCCAACCGTGATGTTTCGCCTCTGCCGGCCGATGAACGCATCGACTTCATCGCCAGCGCGGAAGGCAGGCGCCTGATCCAGGGATTGATGAACCTTCACCCGCGGGTGCGCGGTCGCGTGTCGGCCCTGATCGCCGCGTTGGGAGAAGAACTGGCTGTCCTTGACGCCCAACCGAATAGTCAAGCTGCCGGTGAACCAACACCCGCCGACAGAAGTCGGTTTTGA
- a CDS encoding CopG family transcriptional regulator translates to MTKTTRKQRLSVYLDPVVMNRLAEHAARRDHSRSLVAEAAIESFLSPDAAERQEAAITKRIDLLDRRMTRMERDVGIAIETLAVFIRFWLTTTPALPEPAAQAARAKAGERYDQFVTALGRRLAKGPKLRQEISEDIGLTPRDG, encoded by the coding sequence ATGACGAAGACAACCCGCAAACAGCGCCTCTCGGTCTATCTCGATCCGGTCGTGATGAACCGGCTCGCCGAACATGCAGCGCGGCGAGATCATTCCCGTTCACTCGTTGCTGAAGCGGCGATCGAATCTTTCCTGTCGCCTGACGCGGCCGAGCGACAGGAAGCTGCCATCACGAAGCGGATCGACCTGCTTGATCGCCGCATGACGAGGATGGAGCGCGATGTCGGCATCGCGATCGAGACGCTGGCGGTGTTCATTCGCTTCTGGCTGACGACGACGCCAGCTCTCCCAGAACCCGCGGCGCAGGCTGCGCGTGCCAAGGCGGGCGAACGGTACGACCAATTTGTCACCGCGCTCGGCCGCAGGTTGGCGAAGGGGCCCAAGCTCCGTCAGGAGATTTCTGAAGATATCGGCTTGACGCCAAGGGATGGATAA
- a CDS encoding conjugal transfer protein TraG, translating to MSGTKILWGQILTVFAIVLVTTWTATEWVAWRLAFQPRLGAPWFTLLGFPFYLPPSFFWWWYGFDAYAPAIFVEGAFIAASGGFISIAVAIGMSVWRAREAKNVETYGSARWAGTEEVKRAGLLGPDGVVLGRYDRAYLRHDGPEHVLCFAPTRSGKGVGLVVPSLLTWPGSAIVHDIKGENWQLTAGFRAKHGRVLLFDPTNAKSSAYNPLLEVRRGEWEVRDVQNIADILVDPEGSLEKRNHWEKTSHALLVGAILHVLYAEEDKTLAGVAGFLSDPKRPIESTLAAMMKTAHLGEAGPHPVIASAARELLNKSDNERSGVLSTAMSFLGLYRDPVVAEVTRRCDWRITDIVGSKHPTTLYLVVPPSDINRTKPLIRLILNQVGRRLTEDLRAKAGRHRLLLMLDEFPALGRLDFFESALAFMAGYGLKSFLIAQSLNQIEKAYGANNSILDNCHVRVSFATNDERTAKRVSDALGTATEMKAMKNYAGHRLSPWLGHLMVSRSETARPLLTPGEIMQLPPADEIVMVAGTPPIRAKKARYYEDARFQERILPPPALIAPKQGGADEWTAFPLPPRPATGETSTPSQAGDGDPTESEHRHQPELNRVQPVEKKAPIENEFEIGPSDEADDEAVRNNRMIRVMQGVARQVSLDPGDGMEL from the coding sequence ATGTCGGGCACGAAAATCCTCTGGGGCCAGATCCTCACCGTCTTCGCCATCGTCCTCGTCACGACCTGGACGGCAACGGAATGGGTGGCCTGGCGCCTCGCATTCCAGCCCAGGCTTGGCGCGCCTTGGTTCACGTTACTCGGCTTTCCCTTCTACCTGCCACCCTCTTTCTTCTGGTGGTGGTACGGCTTCGACGCCTATGCGCCCGCGATCTTTGTCGAGGGCGCCTTCATCGCGGCATCCGGTGGGTTCATCTCGATCGCGGTCGCCATCGGCATGTCGGTATGGCGGGCGCGTGAAGCCAAGAATGTCGAGACCTACGGCTCGGCGCGCTGGGCCGGGACAGAGGAAGTGAAGCGCGCGGGTCTTCTTGGTCCCGATGGCGTCGTGCTCGGCCGCTACGACCGCGCCTATCTCCGCCACGACGGGCCGGAGCATGTGCTGTGCTTCGCCCCGACCCGCTCGGGCAAGGGTGTCGGCCTCGTGGTCCCCTCGCTGCTCACCTGGCCGGGCTCCGCGATCGTCCACGATATCAAGGGAGAGAATTGGCAACTCACCGCCGGCTTCCGCGCGAAGCATGGCCGCGTGCTGCTGTTCGATCCGACCAACGCGAAGTCGTCGGCCTACAATCCTCTGCTCGAGGTGCGCCGCGGCGAGTGGGAAGTTCGCGACGTGCAGAATATCGCCGACATCCTGGTCGATCCCGAAGGCTCGCTGGAGAAGCGGAACCACTGGGAAAAGACCAGCCACGCGCTTTTGGTCGGCGCGATCCTCCATGTCCTCTATGCCGAAGAGGACAAGACGCTCGCTGGCGTCGCGGGATTCCTCTCAGACCCGAAACGTCCGATCGAGTCGACCTTGGCCGCGATGATGAAAACGGCGCATCTTGGCGAGGCCGGGCCGCATCCCGTCATCGCCAGCGCCGCGCGCGAACTGCTCAACAAATCCGACAACGAGCGCTCCGGCGTGCTCTCCACCGCCATGTCGTTCCTTGGCCTTTATCGCGATCCCGTCGTGGCCGAGGTGACGCGTCGCTGCGATTGGCGGATCACCGATATCGTCGGCAGCAAACATCCGACGACGCTCTACCTCGTCGTGCCGCCCTCCGACATCAATCGTACCAAGCCGCTGATCCGACTGATCCTCAATCAGGTTGGCCGTCGTCTGACCGAGGATCTGCGGGCGAAGGCCGGACGCCACCGGCTGCTGCTCATGCTCGACGAGTTTCCGGCGCTGGGGCGGCTGGACTTCTTCGAGTCGGCGCTGGCCTTCATGGCGGGCTACGGCCTCAAGAGCTTCCTGATCGCGCAATCCCTCAATCAGATCGAGAAGGCTTACGGCGCGAACAACTCGATCCTCGACAACTGCCACGTCAGGGTGAGCTTCGCGACCAACGATGAACGCACCGCCAAGCGCGTCTCGGATGCGCTCGGCACCGCGACCGAGATGAAGGCGATGAAGAACTATGCCGGCCATCGGCTTTCGCCCTGGCTTGGCCATCTGATGGTCTCGCGGTCCGAAACGGCGCGACCGCTGCTCACCCCAGGCGAGATCATGCAACTCCCGCCGGCCGATGAGATCGTAATGGTCGCGGGCACGCCACCGATCCGCGCGAAGAAGGCGCGTTACTATGAGGATGCCCGCTTCCAAGAGCGCATCCTGCCCCCGCCTGCGCTGATCGCGCCGAAACAGGGAGGCGCTGACGAGTGGACCGCGTTCCCCTTGCCGCCTCGGCCGGCGACCGGGGAAACTTCCACCCCCTCACAGGCGGGGGATGGCGACCCGACGGAATCCGAGCACCGGCATCAGCCGGAGTTGAACCGAGTCCAGCCGGTCGAGAAGAAAGCGCCGATCGAGAATGAGTTCGAGATCGGTCCGTCCGACGAAGCCGACGATGAGGCTGTGCGTAATAACCGCATGATCCGCGTCATGCAGGGCGTCGCGCGTCAAGTGTCGCTCGATCCTGGCGACGGCATGGAGCTGTGA